In Paraglaciecola sp. T6c, the sequence AGGCACCTATCGATGATGTTGTTTAATAAAATCCGCTGCTCGCTCAGCAATCATAATAGTAGGTGCATTGGTGTTACCCCCAATTATGCTGGGCATGACTGACGCATCAACCACCCGTAAGCCCGCTACTCCGCGCACGTTTAATACATTGTCTACTACCGCCATATCATCTGTGTCGGCGCCCATTTTGCACGTCCCCACGGGGTGATAAATCGTTTCTGCATTCGCTTTTAAAAACGCTAGTAATTGCTCATCGCTTTGCATTGCAACACCGGGCTTCACTTCTTTACCTTGGTAGTCATGAAACCCTCGGGATTGTAAAATCTCTCGGCCTTGTCTAATGCCATCGATCATCACATTTTGGTCGTCAGGATGAGACAGATAACACGGGTCAATTACCGCAGGGGCAGCTGGGTCGCTTGAAGCAAGGGTGATCTCACCTCGGCTTTTAGGATACACATTACACACGTGCAAACCAAAGCCATAACCAAATGCAGTTTGTCGACCATGATCTTGTAAAATTGCCGGCAAAAAGTGGTATTGAATGTCCGGCAATGAACTAGCGAACTGGCTTTTTACAAACCCACCTGCTTCAGCGATATTTGACGAAAAAATGTCGCTGCGCTTGCGCCAATAACGAAGAGCCGCCTTCACATAACGTGGCAACTTAGATAACGAAATGGCATAACTGTGTGTAGATTGGCAGCGGTACTGAATGATCGCATCAAGGTGATCCTGCAAATTTTGACCGACCCCGGGCAAATCCTTTAGCACCTCAATACCTTTGTCCTCTAGATGCTGCTTCGGACCGATCCCTGATAACATTAATAGCTGAGGTGAATTGATTGCGCCCGCGCAAAGCAGTACCTCTTTGGTCGCGTTAAGCACGTGTAGCTTGTCATTAATGCGCAACGTCAGTCCTGTTGCTCGGCTGTCTTTAATGATGATTTTTTCGACCAACGCCTGTGTTATCAAGGTAAAATTATCGCGGGTTTGTGCTAAAGCCAAATAGCCTTTAGCACTAGAGCAGCGCTGACCATCTTTATGCGTGACTTGATATATCCCTAAGCCCTCGTGCTGAGCACCATTAAAATCTTCGCTAATAGGCACTCCAACGTCATGAGCTGCATCAACAAACGTCTGCGACATAGGATTGACAAAGCGTAGGTCGTCCACACACAAAGGGCCACCGGTACCATGATAGGCATCGGCTCCACGCTGTTGGTCTTCAGATTTTTTAAAATAGGGCAACACTGCGTCCCAATCCCAACCTAAGGCACCCTCTTGTTGCCAACGATCATAATCCTTGGGAACACCGCGCACATAACACATGGCATTAATCGCGCTAGAGCCGCCTAAGGTTTTTCCCCTTGGCCAAAACAAGGCTCGGTTATTCAAGCCAGCCTGAGCCGTCGTATTGAAATTCCAATTGATATTTTTAAAGCGAGATAATAGAGATAGCCCGAACGGAATATGGATCATTGGATTGCAGTCTTGACCACCCGCTTCAATAAGACACACACGATAGTGACTATTTTCAGTCAACCGCGCGGCTAACGCACATCCTGCTGAACCTGCACCAACAATGATGAAATCAAAAGAGGAAACATTTGTTGAAGACATGATGTTAAATACCAAGAAGAAAGAGAAAGGCGTCGAGGTAGGTTCGCCTTCTTAATTGTGCTCTTAATACCTCGACTATTCCGCCGCTGTTCAGCTCATCTCGCTCGCCGAACACAGCCAATGTAAACCAGATGTTAATAATTGTCATTCATTATTTTACATAACCACTTGTTTCTTTTGACTATTATCAAATCTAATTCATATGGATAAGTCTTGCCTATACACTTTTGGACACAGTTTGAGGTTTATTAAAGAGACGTAGATTGAGGTACTATCAACAAAGAATGCGTATAAAAAGACGCATCTTTATTTATAAAAACGACATATATCAGGGTAAATAAATGAAATTAACGCTTATCGCAGTCAGTATCAGCGCAATGCTTATGGGGTGTAGCAACGCGAACCATTCTGCTAACCAAACCCCAGCGACAATGAAGACTTCTATTACGAGTAACCAATTACAAGAAATGAACTTATCTTATCCAAAAACGCAAAAAGGTGACGTAATCGACACCTACTTCGGCAAGCAAGTAGCCGACCCTTACCGCTGGTTAGAAGACGATATGAGCAGCGAAACTGAGCAATGGGTAAAAGCTGAAAACGCCGTGACCCAAGCCTACTTAGCGCAAGTCCCTTCACGCGATAAATTAAAAGAGCGCTTAAAAGTGTTGCTTGACTACGAAAAAGTTGGCGCCCCATTCAAAGAAGGAAAATACACCTATTTCTTTAAGAACGACGGCCTGCAAAACCAAGCCGTGCTATATCGCCAATTGGACGATGGCGAAGCTCAGGTATTTTTAGATCCCAATTCATTTAGTGATGATGGCACGACCTCATTGGCCAGCATCGATTTTTCAAAAGACGGCAGTTTAGTTACCTATTTGATTTCAGAAGGCGGCAGCGATTGGCGTAAAGCGATCACCATTGATGTAGAAACCATGCAGCCTGTTAGCGAAACCTTAAAAGACATTAAATTCAGTGGCATATCTTGGTTAGGTAATGAAGGTTTTTATTATTCAAGCTACGACAAACCAGAGGGCAGTGAACTGTCTGCGAAAACGGACCAGCACAAGCTGTATTTCCATCGTTTGAACGATAAACAAACCCAAGACACCCTTGTTTTTGGCGGTACTGACGAGCAAAAAAATCGCTATGTATCAGGCCAGGTGACCGAAGATAACCGCTATTTATTAATCAGTGCTGCCGTTTCCACCTCGGGTAACAAACTGTATTTAAAGGATTTAAGCGAACCAGATAGTCCTTTGGTGACCATCTTAGAAAACACAGATTCAGACACAAACCTGCTTGATAACGAAGGCAGCACCTTGTTGTTTGTGACCAATTTAGATGCGCCCAATAAGCGTGTGGTCTCTGTTGATGCGGGTCAGCCCCAGCCTGAGAACTGGCAAGATTTTATTGCCCAAACCGACAACGTATTAGACGTATCTACCGGCGGCGGATACATTTTTGCCAGCTACATGGTGGACGCTATTTCAAATGTGAAGCAGCTTGATATGAGCGGTAAGTTGGTGCGAGAAATCGCATTACCAGGGGTCGGCACTGCCAGTGGATTTGATGGCAAAAAAGACCAACAAACTCTTTACTATAGCTTCACCAACTACAAAACGCCGAGCACGATCTTTAGCCTCAATGTAGAAAGCGGCGAATCATCGGTGTATTTAAAGTCGAAAGCGAATTTTGATAGCGACGCTTACGAATCTAAACAGGTCTTTTACACGTCTAAAGACGGCACCAAAGTCCCCATGATCATTACCCATAAAAAAGGCCTAAAACTGGATGGCACCAACCCAACTATGCTCTATGGCTACGGCGGTTTTAACATAAGCTTGCAACCCGCTTTCAGTAGTGTCAATGCTGCATGGCTTGAGCAAGGAGGAGTGTATGCGGTACCTAATTTGCGCGGCGGCGGTGAATACGGTAAAGCCTGGCATGACGCTGGCACAAAATTGCAAAAGCAAAATGTGTTTGATGACTTCATCGCGGCAGCCGAGTATTTAATTGAGCAAAACTACACTAGCCCTGATTACTTGGCGATCCGCGGCGGTTCAAATGGTGGTTTATTGGTAGGTGCCACTATGCTTCAACGCCCAGACTTATTTAAAGTTGCCCTGCCTGCTGTAGGTGTGCTGGACATGCTGCGTTATCATACCTTTACTGCTGGCGCTGGCTGGGCTTACGATTACGGCACCTCAGAAGACAGCCAAGAAATGTTTGATTACTTGATGACCTACTCACCGGTGCAAAACGTGCGAGAAGGCGTTAACTACCCTGCCACACTGATTACAACAGGCGATCATGATGATCGCGTCGTGCCCGCTCATTCGTTTAAGTTTGCCGCCCAGCTGCAAGCCAAAAATACCGGCCCTAACCCGATGTTGATCCGTATCGAAACCAATGCTGGTCACGGTGCAGGTACGCCTATCAGCAAAACCATAGAGCAGTACGCCGACATCTTTGGGTTTACCCTCTACAACATGGGTATTAAGGTGCAATAAGGCGCAATAAAAACGCAATAAAAACGCAAATATTAACTAACAGTCACAAAGCCAAAACATGCTACTGAGCTGTTTTGGCTTTTTCTATTATGACTTACTGCTTCACTAGCGACGCCTGTTGGACAGTTGCTTGCCCATCAAATTCAATCACGCAGGCATAGCCTGAAAAGGGATACTCACTGGTGGCAACAATATGCGTAGCCCCTTCAATATGCATATCAGCTTCAATATGAGTAACGCGGTACTGCAGAAATTGGCCCGTATCCAATTGGCTTATCACACTGCTTACGCTCTCCCCTTGAGAAAAAGTGTCACACAAATAAACCAGCTCTTTTCTTGCCTCTAGCCACAAAAAACCAGCCACGAATATGCTCCCTGCTATCACAGTAAGCATGGCGACACGCAAGAACATACGCTTTACACAAGTCATTGTTATTCCCTTTCTACCCCTTACAGCCTTTCTACTCTTTCTACCCTTTTCAATAAATAATCCCTGAGTGGCTAATTATTGAGCGGCGTTCGTATTAGGACCATTACCCTAGCGCAATAAATAACTGCAGCATAAGCATATAATTAACAACACGCTTTAGGCTAAAATAGCGAAAATTGTCCGTTCATACTCATTATCATCCATCCATGGAGCCCTACATGACCCAAGCCGCTTACGAACAAGCCGTCAATCTAATCGATAGCGCTAACAGTGAAGATCCTAATATAGAGCAAGCCGAAGGCAAAGAGTGGCCAAAAGAGCTGCTGTATAGTTTACGCATGTCAAACATGTTAGAGCGCTATCGAAGCGATGCGGATCACGTGGTTAAATTGGCCATTCGCGGGCAACACATACAGCGTTGGCATTCTCCGCGCAGTGCTTACCCTATGGATCGTCAGGGTTATCATCAATGGCGTAGCGACTTATACACCTTTCACGCAGATAAAGTCGCTGAGGTAATGCAGCAAGCGGGTTTTAATGAAACGGACGTGGCAAGAGCAAAAAAAGCGGTCGCCAAAGTGGGTATAAAATCAAATCCAGATACACAACTACTAGAAGACGTGGTGGGTCTGGTGTTCATTGAGCACTATATGTTGGCGTTTGCCGCCAAGCACGCTGATTACACAGAGCAGAAGTGGATAGATATCATCCGCAAGACGTGGATGAAGATGTCAGATGATGCACACGCGTTTGTGTTGGCAGGTAAAGTGGCCTTGCCGGAATCTTTGACGCCGATCATTTTGAAAGCGGTGCAAGCTTAATAACGTGATAACAGACACTCCCGCACCTGCTTAAACCCAGCTCAGCAGGTGCAATAAAAACAACCCAAGGGTGGTGGTAAACATCGAGAACAAGGTACTGCCGGCGATAATCGCTGCAGTAAGATGATGGTCTCCACCAATCGCACGTACCATAGGATAAGCAGCCGCTGCGGTGGGTGTGGCCATCATGATATATAACACCCCTAACGCTTCATTTTTAAGCCCGCAATAATAACCAATGACAGTAGTGACCAGCGGGATAAACACAATCTTGCTGGCTATCGCAATATACAACAACTTAGACGCTTTAAATTCTTGTAAACGAATAGATGCTCCTACGCATAACAATGCTAACGGTAATGTCATTTGCGCCAGATAGCTGCCAGACTCATACAGAAGATCAGGTAAAGGAATAGGTACAAGTGCGACCAATATGGCTAGCGCAATAGCAATCGCCAACGGGTTTTTAATCACACTCAAGGTGACCAATTTCAACGAAGCGGTTGCTGCTTGATGGTAATAAAGAGTTAAGATGGAATACACGTTATACAGGATGACAATGGCCGCTAGATACATAGATGCTAACGCCTGTGCGGTCTCGCCAAATGCGCTAACGGATAACGCCAAACCGATAATCGCCATATTGCCCCTGCACGCTCCTTGAGCAAACGCGCCACGTGCATCTTGGCGCTCTATCTTCAATGCGAATAAATTGAAAAGCAAAAACGTGATTGTGGTGGCAATGGCGGCAAACACCAGTAAGTAAGTGGGTGTAGTAACGCTTAAGTCGGTTTTAGCAATATTAACGAATAGCAAACACGGCAAAGTCACGTTAAATACCAACCGCGAGCCAATTATGGCAAATTCTTCGTTTATCCAGCGAATACGCTTAAATATGATCCCCAGTACAATTAGCAGACTGATGGGCAAGGTCACTTCAACGGCAAACAGTAGTGATTGGATTGGCATGTAAGGTAGCGTCCCTTGGGCAGCGGATAGGAAATCAGGTAAGTTATTGCCGACAAGCTTAAAGGCAATTTAGCGAGCTGACAATAAACCATCTAAAACAGTAAATTAGGGTCCAAATGTGACATCAGTCACACTTGTTACAATTGGTCGCAATTTAGTGAGTGCATTTGCGATAAAGCTTAGCATTACTGGGCTTGAAAGGATTGTTAACACTGGGCTGTGCTTGATAAAGTGACAGAGTCATATATGCCTGTTTTTTTAATTTCTATTTTCAGTTTTTTGCCCATTTTAGGCTTGGCATATTTTTAATATTATGGAGTTTCAATGCGTATCTCATTTATCGCCGCCGCTGTAGGTGCCACCTTAGTACTCGGTGCATGTTCAACCAACGTGGTTAATCATCAACAAACCAACAAAGAGCAAGCTAAAGCCATGGCTGCATCCAGCAACAATGTATTGTTTAGAAAAAGCCCGCTGACATATCAAGCCCCCCAATTCGATAAGCTCACCATGGCAGATTATGAGCCTGCTTTTAAAGCCGGCATAGAGCAGCATAATATCGAAATCGCTGGTATTACTGATAATCCAGCCTCGCCCACATTTGATAATACTATTGTGGCCATGGAAAAATCAGGTGCCCTACTAACCCGCGTCAGTAAAGTCTTTTACAACCTATCAAGCGTGATCTCCAACGATGATTATCAGCGCATCGAAGCACAGATGGGCCCTAAGCTCACCGCGCACGATGACAACATTTACCTTGATGCGAAACTATTTGCTCGTATTCAAAGCATTTATGCTGACAAAGCCTCACTGAATGCCATCGATCAGCGCTTAGTTGAGCACTACTACCAGAAAT encodes:
- a CDS encoding GMC family oxidoreductase yields the protein MSSTNVSSFDFIIVGAGSAGCALAARLTENSHYRVCLIEAGGQDCNPMIHIPFGLSLLSRFKNINWNFNTTAQAGLNNRALFWPRGKTLGGSSAINAMCYVRGVPKDYDRWQQEGALGWDWDAVLPYFKKSEDQQRGADAYHGTGGPLCVDDLRFVNPMSQTFVDAAHDVGVPISEDFNGAQHEGLGIYQVTHKDGQRCSSAKGYLALAQTRDNFTLITQALVEKIIIKDSRATGLTLRINDKLHVLNATKEVLLCAGAINSPQLLMLSGIGPKQHLEDKGIEVLKDLPGVGQNLQDHLDAIIQYRCQSTHSYAISLSKLPRYVKAALRYWRKRSDIFSSNIAEAGGFVKSQFASSLPDIQYHFLPAILQDHGRQTAFGYGFGLHVCNVYPKSRGEITLASSDPAAPAVIDPCYLSHPDDQNVMIDGIRQGREILQSRGFHDYQGKEVKPGVAMQSDEQLLAFLKANAETIYHPVGTCKMGADTDDMAVVDNVLNVRGVAGLRVVDASVMPSIIGGNTNAPTIMIAERAADFIKQHHR
- a CDS encoding prolyl oligopeptidase family serine peptidase, coding for MKLTLIAVSISAMLMGCSNANHSANQTPATMKTSITSNQLQEMNLSYPKTQKGDVIDTYFGKQVADPYRWLEDDMSSETEQWVKAENAVTQAYLAQVPSRDKLKERLKVLLDYEKVGAPFKEGKYTYFFKNDGLQNQAVLYRQLDDGEAQVFLDPNSFSDDGTTSLASIDFSKDGSLVTYLISEGGSDWRKAITIDVETMQPVSETLKDIKFSGISWLGNEGFYYSSYDKPEGSELSAKTDQHKLYFHRLNDKQTQDTLVFGGTDEQKNRYVSGQVTEDNRYLLISAAVSTSGNKLYLKDLSEPDSPLVTILENTDSDTNLLDNEGSTLLFVTNLDAPNKRVVSVDAGQPQPENWQDFIAQTDNVLDVSTGGGYIFASYMVDAISNVKQLDMSGKLVREIALPGVGTASGFDGKKDQQTLYYSFTNYKTPSTIFSLNVESGESSVYLKSKANFDSDAYESKQVFYTSKDGTKVPMIITHKKGLKLDGTNPTMLYGYGGFNISLQPAFSSVNAAWLEQGGVYAVPNLRGGGEYGKAWHDAGTKLQKQNVFDDFIAAAEYLIEQNYTSPDYLAIRGGSNGGLLVGATMLQRPDLFKVALPAVGVLDMLRYHTFTAGAGWAYDYGTSEDSQEMFDYLMTYSPVQNVREGVNYPATLITTGDHDDRVVPAHSFKFAAQLQAKNTGPNPMLIRIETNAGHGAGTPISKTIEQYADIFGFTLYNMGIKVQ
- a CDS encoding DUF4202 domain-containing protein — encoded protein: MTQAAYEQAVNLIDSANSEDPNIEQAEGKEWPKELLYSLRMSNMLERYRSDADHVVKLAIRGQHIQRWHSPRSAYPMDRQGYHQWRSDLYTFHADKVAEVMQQAGFNETDVARAKKAVAKVGIKSNPDTQLLEDVVGLVFIEHYMLAFAAKHADYTEQKWIDIIRKTWMKMSDDAHAFVLAGKVALPESLTPIILKAVQA
- a CDS encoding AEC family transporter, giving the protein MPIQSLLFAVEVTLPISLLIVLGIIFKRIRWINEEFAIIGSRLVFNVTLPCLLFVNIAKTDLSVTTPTYLLVFAAIATTITFLLFNLFALKIERQDARGAFAQGACRGNMAIIGLALSVSAFGETAQALASMYLAAIVILYNVYSILTLYYHQAATASLKLVTLSVIKNPLAIAIALAILVALVPIPLPDLLYESGSYLAQMTLPLALLCVGASIRLQEFKASKLLYIAIASKIVFIPLVTTVIGYYCGLKNEALGVLYIMMATPTAAAAYPMVRAIGGDHHLTAAIIAGSTLFSMFTTTLGLFLLHLLSWV